In Caldicellulosiruptor obsidiansis OB47, a single window of DNA contains:
- a CDS encoding RNA-binding domain-containing protein, whose protein sequence is MDKYKLKMLLESDEGPKLDFKQSLSLETDGEKKELVKDVIAIANSRGGRGYIIFGVEDKTKKIVGIKDTNISEEKIQQIISSRCDPPVSIKFEIVEYDGKKLGVLTIYKSSLRPHQMVQNGVFYIRRGSTTDVARREEVAYMFEESGAVNFEMSIVRSARLNDLDPELVEMFFKRSGISSEWDNLILLESFGIVQRDRENGNLYPTLAGILVFGKYPERFLPSAYLSFEFFNHTQIFCGNIYSIMKKTINFLTEKYPQKDLWALFEAIGNALIHRDYYDLTRCPAVKISERSVEVVNPGCLLESNMIFSIGRDIIPRRRNPWIYQKMIVLDEYNLFLKGGKGISKIKRIYPNVKIININSQNIFKIILPSIDKL, encoded by the coding sequence ATGGATAAGTACAAACTTAAAATGTTACTTGAGTCTGATGAAGGTCCAAAACTTGATTTTAAGCAGTCTCTATCACTTGAGACAGATGGTGAAAAAAAGGAACTTGTAAAAGATGTAATTGCTATTGCAAACTCAAGAGGTGGAAGAGGCTATATCATCTTTGGAGTGGAAGATAAAACAAAAAAAATTGTTGGAATCAAAGACACGAATATCTCTGAAGAAAAAATTCAACAGATAATTTCAAGTAGATGTGACCCGCCTGTATCAATTAAGTTTGAGATTGTAGAATACGATGGTAAGAAACTTGGTGTGCTCACAATATATAAAAGTAGTTTGAGACCTCATCAGATGGTCCAAAATGGTGTTTTTTATATCCGACGTGGTTCAACAACAGATGTTGCAAGAAGAGAAGAAGTAGCTTATATGTTTGAAGAAAGCGGTGCTGTTAATTTTGAGATGTCCATTGTAAGAAGTGCACGTTTGAATGACCTTGACCCGGAACTTGTAGAGATGTTTTTCAAAAGAAGTGGCATTTCATCTGAGTGGGATAATTTAATTCTGCTTGAAAGCTTCGGGATTGTCCAGAGAGACAGGGAAAATGGCAACCTTTATCCCACCTTAGCAGGCATTCTTGTGTTCGGAAAGTATCCAGAGAGATTTTTGCCTTCGGCGTATTTGAGTTTTGAATTTTTTAACCACACCCAGATTTTTTGTGGTAACATATATAGTATAATGAAAAAGACAATAAATTTTTTAACGGAGAAGTATCCGCAAAAAGATCTATGGGCTTTATTTGAAGCAATTGGAAATGCCCTTATTCACAGAGATTATTATGACTTGACAAGATGCCCAGCAGTCAAGATTAGTGAAAGATCTGTAGAAGTTGTAAATCCAGGCTGTCTTCTTGAGAGCAATATGATCTTCAGCATAGGTAGAGACATTATTCCAAGACGACGCAATCCATGGATTTACCAAAAAATGATTGTTTTAGATGAGTACAATCTATTTTTAAAAGGTGGCAAGGGAATATCAAAGATCAAAAGAATATATCCAAATGTTAAGATTATAAACATAAATTCACAAAACATCTTCAAGATTATATTACCATCAATAGATAAACTGTAA
- a CDS encoding HD domain-containing phosphohydrolase, which yields MELRFKILIITLLIAFLPTTVVAIYVMNNLIPQYEKITYDYFVNKQQQTLERITEKIFDDMVNIVKEYAIWNELYRAVMTKDEETINFYWTNWLYQKPYNFSLIIGFSKKGEIISFHSPVGDIKSSDSTKIYKIFKKIINNIYPSDDINLIRVERGFITINGKVFAFVCSPVLDDKNLAKPVAGALFLAKDIDEFVSLIQPYMVDRIYFLNQTMTSTNNRLLSNKLQLLDTEGNKIGVLVIDYNEKTLLNVKEHFEKLLIITFLFLMVLTLLIAFLSGVYLTKKVVQLEDYAISLFSNINGDTVTPKPNIKKEGRFENVEIILEYFSKEIKSKISILKQQDELLKELFEKEKRNFEGAIKLLISIIEMKDPYTKGHAERVMKYSKRIGEKLSSKGYKIDLFDLEIAAYLHDIGKIVIPENILNKPDKLTQEEYAIVKRHSLDGYNILSNIEYFDNIKEIVLYHHENVDGSGYPLGIKGDRIPIESKIISVADVFDALTTDRPYRGAFSEEKAIEIMKEEVGKKFDPEVFEAFLAVIKEEKITSSVEMKIDG from the coding sequence GTGGAGCTAAGATTTAAAATATTAATTATTACACTTCTGATAGCTTTCTTACCAACAACTGTCGTAGCTATATATGTGATGAATAATTTAATTCCTCAGTATGAAAAAATTACTTATGATTATTTTGTAAACAAACAACAACAAACATTAGAAAGGATAACCGAAAAGATTTTTGATGATATGGTAAATATAGTAAAAGAATATGCTATATGGAATGAGCTTTACAGGGCTGTTATGACGAAGGATGAAGAGACAATAAACTTTTACTGGACAAACTGGCTTTATCAAAAACCTTACAATTTTTCTCTGATAATTGGTTTTTCAAAAAAGGGAGAAATTATTTCTTTTCATTCTCCAGTTGGGGATATCAAAAGTTCTGACAGTACAAAAATATACAAGATATTCAAGAAAATAATAAATAATATCTATCCTTCTGATGATATAAATTTAATTCGTGTTGAAAGAGGTTTTATTACAATAAACGGTAAAGTTTTTGCATTTGTATGTTCACCTGTCTTAGATGACAAAAATTTAGCAAAGCCTGTTGCTGGAGCACTTTTTCTGGCAAAGGACATTGATGAGTTTGTATCTCTTATACAGCCTTACATGGTAGATAGAATATATTTTTTAAACCAAACAATGACATCAACTAATAATAGGCTTCTGAGCAACAAATTGCAATTGTTAGACACTGAAGGTAATAAAATAGGGGTACTTGTAATTGACTATAATGAGAAAACTCTTTTAAATGTAAAAGAACATTTTGAAAAACTTCTTATTATTACATTTTTGTTTCTTATGGTTTTGACTTTACTTATTGCATTTTTAAGCGGAGTATATCTTACAAAAAAGGTTGTTCAACTCGAAGATTATGCTATTTCGTTATTTTCTAATATAAACGGTGATACAGTTACCCCGAAACCGAACATAAAAAAAGAAGGCAGATTTGAGAATGTAGAGATTATTTTAGAATATTTTTCGAAAGAGATAAAAAGCAAAATTTCAATATTGAAACAGCAAGATGAGCTTTTGAAAGAACTGTTTGAGAAAGAAAAGAGGAACTTTGAAGGAGCAATAAAGCTTTTAATTTCTATTATTGAAATGAAAGACCCTTACACTAAAGGACATGCAGAAAGAGTTATGAAATACAGTAAAAGGATAGGTGAAAAACTATCTTCAAAGGGATATAAGATTGATTTATTTGACTTGGAAATTGCTGCATATCTTCACGATATTGGCAAGATTGTAATTCCAGAAAATATCTTAAATAAACCTGACAAACTCACACAAGAAGAGTATGCAATTGTCAAAAGGCATTCGCTGGATGGTTATAACATTCTTTCAAACATTGAATATTTTGATAATATAAAAGAAATTGTTTTGTATCATCACGAAAATGTAGATGGAAGTGGCTATCCACTGGGAATAAAGGGAGACAGAATTCCTATTGAGTCAAAGATAATCTCAGTGGCGGATGTATTTGATGCTCTTACAACAGATAGACCTTACCGTGGGGCTTTTTCGGAAGAAAAGGCTATAGAAATTATGAAAGAAGAGGTTGGCAAAAAGTTTGATCCAGAGGTTTTTGAGGCTTTTTTAGCTGTGATAAAAGAAGAAAAAATCACAAGTTCAGTAGAGATGAAGATAGATGGATAA
- the thrS gene encoding threonine--tRNA ligase produces MNKIAVTLPDGKVVEAEKGISALEFIKTISMKLYKEAVACRIDGVLKDLWTCLDKDCSFEVVTFSSDEGKKVYWHTTSHILAQAVKRLFGDKVKLGIGPAIDKGFYYDFDVEESITIEILEKIEQEMQKIIKEDLKIERFELSREEAIKLMQQRGENYKVELINDIPEGEIISFYRQGEFVDLCTGPHLPSTGRVKAFKLLSVAGAYWRGDSKNKMLQRVYGVSYEKKSQLDEYLTMLEEAKKRDHRKLGRELDLFDIFDEGPGFPFFLPKGMIIRNILEDFWREEHKRRGYQEIKTPIMLTKDLWIQSGHWDHYKENMYFTKIDDQEFAIKPMNCPGSILVYKRKSHSYRELPQRLCELGLVHRHELSGVLHGLMRVRCFTQDDAHIFMLPSQIKDEIKGVIDLIDYFYSVFGFKYHVELSTRPENSMGTDEQWNMAETALKEALEEVGINYKINEGDGAFYGPKIDFHLEDSLKRTWQCATIQLDFQMPERFDLYYIGEDGAKHRPVMLHRVVFGSIERFIAILTEHFAGAFPVWLAPTQIRVIPVSDNFNDYAAKISQTLKENGFRVEEDYRSETVGYKIRDAQLQKIPYMVIVGEKEQKENTIAVRDRKKGDLGSFTIDEFVSMVKEKVEKKVIE; encoded by the coding sequence ATGAACAAAATAGCTGTAACTCTTCCAGATGGGAAAGTGGTGGAGGCAGAAAAAGGAATATCTGCGCTGGAGTTTATAAAGACAATCTCCATGAAACTTTACAAAGAAGCAGTTGCGTGCAGAATAGATGGTGTTTTGAAGGATTTGTGGACCTGCCTTGACAAAGATTGCAGCTTTGAGGTTGTGACATTTTCAAGTGATGAGGGTAAAAAGGTTTACTGGCACACAACTTCACATATTTTGGCTCAGGCTGTCAAAAGGCTCTTTGGGGATAAAGTAAAACTTGGCATAGGACCTGCAATTGACAAAGGTTTTTATTACGACTTTGATGTTGAAGAGTCTATCACAATAGAGATTTTGGAAAAGATTGAGCAGGAGATGCAGAAGATAATAAAAGAAGACTTAAAGATTGAGAGATTTGAACTTTCAAGAGAAGAAGCAATAAAACTTATGCAACAAAGAGGAGAAAACTACAAGGTTGAACTTATAAATGATATTCCAGAGGGAGAAATTATATCTTTTTATAGGCAAGGTGAATTTGTTGACCTTTGCACAGGACCACATCTTCCTTCAACAGGGAGAGTAAAAGCATTCAAACTACTTTCTGTTGCAGGTGCATACTGGCGAGGAGATTCTAAAAATAAAATGCTTCAAAGAGTTTATGGAGTATCATACGAGAAAAAGTCGCAGCTTGATGAATACCTTACAATGCTTGAAGAAGCAAAGAAAAGAGATCATAGAAAGCTTGGAAGAGAGCTTGATTTATTTGACATATTTGACGAAGGGCCAGGATTTCCTTTCTTTTTGCCAAAAGGGATGATTATAAGAAACATATTAGAGGATTTTTGGAGAGAAGAACATAAAAGAAGAGGTTATCAGGAAATAAAGACTCCTATAATGTTAACAAAGGATCTTTGGATTCAGTCAGGGCATTGGGATCATTATAAAGAAAATATGTATTTTACCAAAATAGATGATCAGGAATTTGCAATAAAACCTATGAACTGTCCGGGTAGCATATTGGTGTATAAAAGAAAATCACATTCATATAGGGAACTTCCTCAACGTTTGTGTGAACTTGGGCTTGTTCACAGGCATGAGCTATCTGGTGTATTGCATGGTCTTATGAGAGTAAGATGTTTTACACAAGACGATGCTCATATATTCATGTTACCTTCACAAATAAAAGATGAAATAAAAGGTGTAATTGATCTTATTGATTATTTTTATAGTGTATTTGGTTTCAAATATCATGTTGAACTTTCAACAAGACCTGAAAATTCAATGGGAACAGATGAGCAATGGAACATGGCTGAAACTGCACTTAAGGAAGCGTTAGAGGAAGTAGGTATAAATTACAAAATAAATGAAGGTGATGGAGCTTTTTATGGACCCAAAATTGATTTTCATCTTGAAGATAGTTTGAAAAGAACATGGCAGTGTGCAACAATTCAGCTTGATTTCCAAATGCCAGAAAGGTTTGACTTATATTATATAGGTGAAGATGGTGCAAAACATAGGCCGGTAATGTTACACAGAGTTGTTTTTGGCAGTATAGAGAGATTTATTGCAATACTTACTGAGCACTTTGCTGGTGCATTTCCGGTATGGTTAGCACCAACTCAAATAAGAGTAATACCAGTATCTGATAATTTCAATGATTACGCAGCAAAAATATCCCAAACACTGAAGGAAAATGGATTCAGAGTTGAAGAAGATTACAGATCAGAAACTGTAGGATATAAAATAAGAGATGCTCAACTACAAAAGATACCATACATGGTGATTGTGGGCGAAAAAGAGCAAAAAGAGAATACTATAGCAGTAAGAGACAGAAAGAAAGGAGATTTGGGTTCATTTACCATTGATGAGTTTGTATCAATGGTGAAAGAGAAAGTAGAGAAAAAGGTTATAGAATAA
- the ytfJ gene encoding GerW family sporulation protein yields the protein MAHPIEMLMQTTMENLKQMIDVNTIVGDAVQSSAGAVIIPVSKVSFGFVAGGGDIKQDSTKPGKTDENSPLFAGGTGAGISVMPIAFLVVTQDQIRLLNVSANSSIERIIDIIPNIIEDIKEIIQRR from the coding sequence TTGGCTCATCCGATTGAAATGCTCATGCAGACAACGATGGAGAATTTAAAACAGATGATTGACGTTAACACAATAGTGGGTGATGCTGTTCAAAGCTCAGCAGGAGCTGTTATTATTCCAGTTTCTAAAGTTTCATTTGGGTTTGTGGCAGGTGGTGGTGACATAAAACAAGATAGTACCAAGCCCGGTAAAACCGACGAAAATTCTCCGCTTTTTGCAGGAGGTACTGGTGCTGGAATTTCTGTTATGCCGATTGCTTTTTTGGTTGTAACCCAAGATCAGATAAGACTTTTGAATGTTTCAGCAAACAGCAGTATTGAAAGGATAATTGATATCATTCCGAACATAATTGAAGATATTAAAGAGATTATTCAGAGAAGATGA
- a CDS encoding tetratricopeptide repeat protein, with protein sequence MVKGKVINLNPTSSMYFKIGIKHYEKGEIELAIKRLRQALELDSKNIEIKFNLAGLLAQVGDFESSNKLLSELTKDSPEFYDSLFGLGCNFFEMGKFKEAKNFLKRYVKLSNNIEFKEAAEDLLDFIESQEEFEKEQKEIEKYSKLLERGNFLLESGRYEDAVKYFKMILAKDDSVLAARNNLSLAYFYMGDVQRAIEEAKKVLQIDKYNVYANCNLTFFYSSIGKEKEMKRHLKVILDIKTHDSKDKIKVLDTLIKLNQHSEIAQRANELFEITREPYFKHIEAISLYNTRKYLKAKKIWEYLKKNFEMPEIRIDYFLKKVDNVIKTFEKDTIDYFETGFKFLEGMDEKEFRRQLQNHIDNYFSQTVEENRQKVIGILQQHTELNQKDQETIFNLLKNLPLEKPRLNLQAIAAIVWYVFKRYVKKEKIKQKDVAKIFGISQAVFSKWFGDFKELLLNKEI encoded by the coding sequence ATGGTCAAGGGTAAGGTAATTAATCTCAATCCTACATCCTCAATGTATTTTAAAATTGGGATTAAACATTACGAAAAGGGAGAAATAGAACTTGCTATAAAAAGGCTTAGACAAGCTCTTGAACTTGACAGCAAGAACATTGAGATCAAATTTAACTTAGCTGGGCTTCTGGCCCAGGTTGGAGATTTTGAAAGTTCAAATAAGCTTTTGAGCGAGCTTACAAAAGATAGCCCAGAGTTTTATGATTCGTTGTTTGGACTTGGGTGTAATTTTTTTGAGATGGGCAAGTTCAAGGAAGCAAAAAATTTTTTAAAGAGATATGTGAAGCTTAGCAACAATATTGAGTTTAAAGAGGCAGCAGAGGATCTTCTTGACTTTATTGAGAGCCAAGAAGAGTTTGAAAAAGAACAAAAAGAAATTGAAAAATATTCAAAACTATTGGAAAGAGGTAATTTTCTTCTTGAAAGTGGAAGATATGAAGATGCAGTAAAATATTTCAAGATGATATTGGCGAAAGATGACAGTGTTCTTGCTGCGAGAAATAACCTTTCGCTTGCCTATTTTTATATGGGTGATGTTCAAAGAGCAATTGAAGAAGCTAAAAAGGTACTGCAGATTGATAAATACAATGTATATGCTAACTGTAATCTGACCTTTTTCTACAGTAGTATAGGCAAAGAAAAAGAAATGAAAAGACATCTGAAAGTGATATTAGACATAAAAACACACGACAGTAAAGATAAGATAAAGGTGCTGGACACTCTTATAAAATTAAATCAGCATAGCGAAATTGCCCAACGTGCAAATGAGCTTTTTGAGATTACAAGAGAGCCGTATTTTAAACATATTGAAGCGATAAGCCTTTACAACACGCGCAAGTATCTCAAAGCAAAAAAAATTTGGGAGTACTTAAAAAAGAACTTTGAGATGCCTGAGATAAGAATTGACTATTTTCTAAAGAAGGTCGATAATGTAATAAAGACATTTGAAAAAGACACTATAGACTATTTTGAAACAGGTTTTAAGTTTTTGGAAGGCATGGACGAAAAGGAGTTTAGAAGGCAGCTCCAAAATCATATTGACAATTATTTTTCTCAAACTGTCGAAGAAAACAGACAAAAAGTTATAGGAATTTTACAGCAGCACACAGAATTAAATCAGAAGGACCAAGAGACTATCTTTAATCTTCTAAAAAATCTTCCGCTTGAAAAGCCCAGATTAAATCTTCAGGCCATTGCTGCAATTGTTTGGTATGTGTTTAAAAGATATGTAAAGAAAGAGAAAATAAAACAAAAAGATGTAGCTAAGATTTTTGGAATTTCGCAGGCAGTTTTCTCTAAATGGTTTGGTGATTTCAAAGAGCTTTTACTAAACAAGGAAATATAA
- the scpB gene encoding SMC-Scp complex subunit ScpB yields MERIKIKSIVESILFLATQPLDVQKVAKILEVDSQLVKSCIEELKQEYLQQNRGFLITEQENGYVLVTNPENSGYIREYFDLEQKYISLSQAAYEVLSIVALKGPITRQEIEKIRGVSSENVIKSLIEKGLIREAGRLDTIGKPAVYEVTSLFYTSLGIKDIDELKEKILKIQKEDTSI; encoded by the coding sequence ATGGAAAGAATAAAGATAAAATCAATCGTGGAAAGTATACTGTTTTTGGCTACTCAACCTTTGGATGTACAAAAGGTTGCAAAGATTTTAGAAGTAGATAGTCAACTGGTCAAAAGCTGTATTGAGGAACTAAAACAGGAATATTTACAACAGAACAGAGGGTTTCTGATAACCGAACAGGAAAATGGATATGTTTTGGTCACCAATCCAGAAAATTCAGGATATATAAGGGAGTACTTTGACTTGGAGCAAAAGTATATATCTCTTTCTCAGGCGGCGTATGAAGTGCTATCAATTGTGGCGTTGAAAGGTCCCATTACAAGGCAGGAGATAGAAAAAATAAGAGGGGTCAGTAGCGAGAATGTCATAAAAAGCCTTATAGAAAAGGGGCTCATCAGAGAAGCTGGAAGGCTGGACACAATTGGCAAGCCTGCTGTGTATGAGGTAACTTCACTTTTTTACACTTCTCTTGGTATTAAAGATATAGACGAACTCAAAGAGAAAATTTTAAAAATCCAAAAAGAGGATACATCAATTTGA
- a CDS encoding segregation and condensation protein A has protein sequence MNFEVKLPNFEGPLDLLLYLIKKEKINIYDIPISEITNQYLAYLNHLDTINVDSVSEFMVMAATLLEIKSRMLLPKTQEDQDPRQELMERLREYQRYKQIAVYLKENYPYRECYRKTNQDYLLLKENKKEFVAQLDIKKLCRAYLAISQKNQDLPKESIQKLQEITKKQPISILKVVKQVFEYIKQKGVLYFSSLIKGISKEEIIYRFLAILELCKLGHIFAHQQEVFDDIKILKR, from the coding sequence ATGAACTTTGAGGTTAAACTTCCCAACTTTGAAGGACCTCTTGACCTGTTGCTTTACCTTATAAAAAAAGAAAAGATAAACATTTATGATATTCCTATATCCGAGATTACAAACCAATATTTGGCATACTTGAACCATTTAGACACAATCAATGTAGATTCTGTTTCTGAGTTCATGGTAATGGCTGCAACACTTTTAGAGATAAAATCAAGAATGCTTTTGCCCAAAACCCAGGAAGACCAAGACCCGCGCCAGGAACTTATGGAAAGACTGAGAGAATATCAGAGATACAAACAGATCGCCGTCTACTTAAAAGAGAATTATCCTTACAGGGAATGTTATAGAAAAACAAATCAAGATTATTTGCTTTTAAAGGAAAATAAAAAAGAGTTTGTAGCTCAGCTTGATATTAAAAAACTTTGCAGAGCATATTTAGCCATTAGCCAAAAAAATCAGGATTTGCCAAAAGAGAGCATTCAAAAGCTTCAGGAGATTACCAAAAAACAGCCAATATCTATTTTGAAAGTTGTGAAACAGGTTTTTGAATATATTAAACAAAAAGGAGTTTTATATTTTAGTAGCCTCATTAAAGGGATTTCAAAAGAAGAGATAATCTACAGATTCTTGGCAATTTTAGAACTGTGCAAGCTTGGTCATATTTTTGCTCATCAGCAAGAAGTATTTGATGACATAAAGATTTTGAAGAGGTAG
- the trpS gene encoding tryptophan--tRNA ligase: MRRVLSGTRPTGILHLGNYFGAIESWVKLQDEYECFFFVADWHALTTGYEDTSNLKEYTKQVVIDLLASGLDPKKCTIFVQSHVPQHVELHLLFSMITPLSWLYRCPTYKDQMRELKERNIATYGFLGYPCLQAADILIYKAELVPVGEDQLPHLELTREIARRFNFLYGQTFPEPQAILNTVKVLVGTDGRKMSKSYGNTIALSEDLESVRKKVMNMVTDPARIRKNDPGHPEVCTVFAYHQIFSQEIVAETEEDCRQGRIGCVECKKRLFENISRFLEPIQSKRRELENDLDYVLGVISEGARKAREIASRTLQEAKDRAGLL, encoded by the coding sequence ATGAGAAGAGTTTTGTCTGGTACACGACCAACGGGTATTTTGCATCTTGGCAACTACTTTGGTGCGATAGAGAGCTGGGTAAAACTTCAGGATGAATATGAGTGTTTCTTTTTTGTTGCAGACTGGCATGCACTGACAACAGGATATGAAGATACGTCAAATTTAAAAGAGTACACCAAACAGGTTGTGATAGACCTTTTGGCGAGTGGTCTTGATCCGAAAAAATGCACAATATTTGTGCAGTCGCATGTTCCACAGCATGTAGAGCTTCATCTTTTATTTTCAATGATAACACCGTTGTCTTGGCTTTATAGGTGTCCGACTTACAAAGATCAGATGAGAGAATTAAAAGAGAGGAACATTGCAACATACGGTTTTTTGGGGTATCCATGTCTTCAGGCAGCTGATATATTGATATACAAGGCTGAACTTGTGCCAGTTGGTGAGGACCAGCTTCCGCACTTGGAACTGACACGAGAGATTGCAAGAAGGTTTAATTTTTTGTATGGTCAGACTTTTCCAGAACCACAAGCAATTCTTAACACTGTTAAAGTGCTTGTTGGAACAGATGGTCGAAAGATGAGCAAAAGTTATGGAAATACAATCGCGCTTTCTGAAGACTTGGAAAGTGTCAGAAAAAAGGTAATGAACATGGTAACAGACCCTGCAAGGATTCGCAAGAACGACCCTGGGCATCCTGAGGTGTGCACAGTTTTTGCGTACCATCAGATATTTAGTCAGGAGATTGTAGCAGAAACAGAAGAAGACTGCAGGCAGGGTAGAATAGGGTGTGTTGAGTGTAAAAAGAGGCTATTTGAAAATATTTCAAGGTTTTTAGAGCCAATTCAGTCAAAAAGAAGAGAGCTTGAAAATGACCTTGACTATGTTTTGGGAGTTATAAGTGAAGGTGCAAGAAAAGCAAGAGAAATAGCATCAAGAACATTACAAGAAGCAAAGGACAGGGCAGGTCTGTTATGA
- a CDS encoding M23 family metallopeptidase, with the protein MRKKKINKKCSRVLIIKTILVVLFLIFILAIKYQYIRIKNFPFEKAKIYFQRDEKVYSELTKWAKDFLQPLSFSKPPNRDSLTKSLSSTSYIYPADGQIQSSDDGGIFIIVKKKTNILSPCEGKITEVIKKGETFDIIIKQDSCIIYRLENIDVLTVQKGEVLKKGQIIGYKLPFELVGKDYIYFKREEVI; encoded by the coding sequence ATGAGAAAAAAGAAAATAAACAAAAAGTGTTCAAGAGTTCTGATAATCAAAACAATATTAGTAGTCCTATTTCTGATTTTTATCCTTGCAATAAAGTATCAATATATTCGCATCAAAAATTTTCCGTTTGAGAAGGCTAAAATTTATTTTCAGCGTGATGAAAAAGTTTATTCAGAATTAACAAAATGGGCGAAAGATTTTTTACAGCCTTTATCTTTTTCAAAACCACCGAACAGAGACAGTTTGACAAAAAGTTTATCTTCTACCTCCTACATATATCCTGCAGATGGTCAAATTCAATCCTCTGATGATGGAGGAATTTTTATTATAGTTAAAAAGAAAACTAATATTCTCAGTCCCTGTGAAGGGAAGATAACAGAAGTTATAAAAAAGGGTGAAACTTTTGATATTATTATAAAACAAGATAGTTGTATAATTTATAGACTTGAAAATATCGATGTTTTAACCGTTCAAAAAGGAGAAGTTTTAAAAAAAGGACAGATAATAGGATATAAACTGCCGTTTGAGCTTGTAGGAAAAGATTATATATATTTTAAGAGAGAAGAAGTAATATAG
- a CDS encoding site-2 protease family protein — protein sequence MSLPDVITMLLRIPGLLFAISVHESAHGLVAYMQGDDLPKRQGRITLNPVPHIDLFGAIALILFKFGWAKPVVTDPTKYKNPKVGMGLTALAGPVANIFSAIIFAVVLKYIYKYNLIANKYLYIMIQEAYLINLYLAIFNLLPIPPLDGSKVLFIFAPNKYVEFYYKYEIVGQIILIACIFFAPFLLSFFLEPTAFVVSNFINFIVNLLP from the coding sequence ATGAGTTTGCCAGATGTGATAACTATGCTTTTAAGAATTCCAGGGCTGCTTTTTGCAATCTCGGTACATGAGTCTGCTCATGGGCTTGTTGCATACATGCAAGGTGATGATCTGCCCAAGCGGCAGGGAAGGATAACTTTAAATCCCGTACCACACATAGATTTATTTGGTGCAATAGCGCTAATTCTTTTTAAGTTTGGGTGGGCAAAACCTGTAGTAACTGATCCAACAAAATACAAAAATCCAAAAGTAGGTATGGGGTTAACAGCCTTAGCAGGACCTGTTGCGAATATTTTTTCAGCAATTATCTTTGCAGTTGTGTTAAAATATATCTACAAATACAATTTAATTGCAAATAAATACCTTTATATTATGATTCAAGAAGCATATTTAATTAATCTTTATCTTGCTATATTCAACTTACTGCCAATACCGCCTTTAGATGGGTCAAAGGTTCTATTTATCTTTGCGCCGAACAAATATGTAGAGTTTTACTATAAATACGAAATTGTAGGACAGATAATATTAATTGCATGCATATTTTTTGCTCCTTTTCTGTTATCATTTTTCTTGGAGCCAACTGCTTTTGTTGTTTCTAATTTTATCAATTTTATTGTTAATCTTCTTCCTTAA